A genome region from Coffea arabica cultivar ET-39 chromosome 7e, Coffea Arabica ET-39 HiFi, whole genome shotgun sequence includes the following:
- the LOC113701659 gene encoding PI-PLC X domain-containing protein At5g67130: MRKRCSNINFISGSRRALNSFAVTGTQNHPFYLLLLILLVPVAFIPATACSTGNCQLLDSCTSATDCGPGLYCGNCPAVGKTQPFCTRGQATIPTSIINGLPFNKYTWLVTHNSFSIVDAPSLTGAQRITFYNQEDTVTNQLRNGVRGLMLDMYDFEDDIWLCHSFRGQCYNFTAFEPAIDTLKEVEAFLNENPTEIVTIIIEDYVHAPKGLTKVFSNAGLDKYWFPLSKMPKKGEDWPTVTDMIKDNHRLLVFTSDSSKEATEGIAYQWKHMVENEAGDPGVVPGSCPNRKESKPLNSKSASLFLQNYFPTIPDQNQACKEHSVALIDMINTCYKAAGNVIPNFLAVNFYMRSDGGGVFDAVDRMNGQALCGCTVITACQAGASFGSCKNVPASNTTPATTSPAGSFSGSVQLTGAVAAIQPSRVMSTCIYAMSILLLLL; this comes from the exons ATGAGGAAGAGATGCAGCAACATCAACTTCATCAGCGGCAGCAGGAGAGCTCTTAATTCCTTCGCTGTTACGGGAACCCAAAACCATCCGTTTTATCTTCTACTGCTGATACTACTTGTCCCTGTCGCCTTTATCCCCGCTACTGCTTGCTCCACCGGCAATTGCCAG CTCCTGGACTCTTGTACCTCTGCAACTGATTGTGGGCCTGGCTTATATTGTGGAAACTGTCCAGCAGTGGGAAAGACTCAACCTTTCTGCACCAGAGGACAAGCTACCATCCCTACTTCAATT ATCAATGGGCTGCCATTTAATAAATACACATGGCTGGTGACCCACAATTCATTCTCAATTGTGGATGCCCCATCTTTAACGGGTGCTCAAAGGATCACATTTTACAATCAAGAGGATACAGTTACTAATCAACTCAGA AATGGAGTGAGGGGATTGATGTTGGACATGTACGATTTCGAGGATGACATCTGGCTCTGCCACTCGTTTCGTGGCCAGTGTTATAACTTCACTGCCTTT gaGCCCGCGATTGACACCTTAAAGGAAGTGGAAGCATTCTTGAATGAGAACCCAACTGAAATCGTTACCATCATAATTGAGGACTATGTCCATGCCCCCAAAGGCTTGACAAAGGTATTCTCGAATGCTGGGTTGGACAAATATTGGTTTCCGCTTTCCAAGATGCCCAAGAAGGGTGAGGACTGGCCCACTGTTACTGACATGATAAAAGACAATCACCGGTTGCTAGTTTTCACTTCTGATTCCTCCAAAGAAGCTACTGAAGGAATTGCTTATCAGTGGAAGCACATGGTGGAAAATGAAG CTGGAGATCCTGGTGTGGTGCCTGGTTCATGCCCAAACAGAAAGGAATCAAAGCCACTCAACTCGAAAAGTGCATCCCTTTTTCTACAAAATTACTTCCCTACTATTCCAGACCAAAATCAGGCTTGTAAAGAGCATTCAGTTGCCCTTATTGATATGATTAACACCTGTTACAAAGCAGCCGGCAATGTCATACCAAATTTTTTGGCTGTCAACTTTTACATG AGGAGTGATGGCGGAGGTGTTTTCGATGCTGTGGATAGGATGAATGGCCAAGCATTATGTGGATGCACTGTTATCACTGCTTGTCAG GCAGGGGCATCTTTTGGAAGTTGCAAGAATGTTCCCGCCTCTAATACAACTCCAGCTACTACCAGTCCTGCTGG